The following coding sequences lie in one Frondihabitans peucedani genomic window:
- a CDS encoding fatty acid desaturase family protein — MPAGFRGTTHGETSKPISTYTALLARVREAGLLKRRTGFYIAMFAVVTACLAGAVAGSFLLGDSWFQLLIAAGIGIIFTQYAFLAHETAHRQVFESGKTSDRVGRVLASGIVGMSYSWWTSKHTKHHGNPNTIGRDTDIEYDTVSFLEQDAVKQKGLSRLFTQKQGYAFFPILLFEGFNLHFMSYKTVFGRKKVDKRSLEITMITVRFAVYLGLVFWFLPLGMAFAFIGVQFAIFGLYMGSSFAPNHIGMPIIPESSRVDFLSKQVLTSRNIRGGRLMTVAMGGLDYQVEHHLFPSMARPHLKAASKIVREHCAEHRVPYTETTLPNAFGIVIAYLNRVGLAARRPFDCPMAAEYRPR; from the coding sequence CTGCCCGCCGGTTTCCGCGGAACCACGCACGGCGAGACCTCGAAGCCGATCAGCACCTACACGGCACTGCTCGCCCGCGTCCGCGAGGCGGGCCTCCTGAAGCGCCGGACCGGCTTCTACATCGCCATGTTCGCCGTCGTCACCGCCTGCCTCGCCGGCGCGGTCGCGGGATCGTTCCTGCTCGGCGACAGCTGGTTCCAGCTGCTCATCGCCGCCGGGATCGGCATCATCTTCACCCAGTACGCGTTCCTCGCGCACGAGACGGCGCACCGCCAGGTCTTCGAGTCGGGCAAGACGAGCGACCGGGTCGGCCGCGTGCTGGCCTCCGGCATCGTCGGCATGAGCTACTCGTGGTGGACCTCCAAGCACACGAAGCACCACGGCAACCCCAACACCATCGGCCGCGACACCGACATCGAGTACGACACCGTCTCGTTCCTCGAGCAGGACGCCGTCAAGCAGAAGGGGCTCAGCCGCCTGTTCACGCAGAAGCAGGGCTACGCGTTCTTCCCGATCCTGCTGTTCGAGGGCTTCAATCTGCACTTCATGTCGTACAAGACGGTCTTCGGCCGCAAGAAGGTCGACAAGCGCTCGCTCGAGATCACGATGATCACCGTCCGCTTCGCCGTCTACCTGGGCCTGGTCTTCTGGTTCCTGCCGCTCGGCATGGCCTTCGCCTTCATCGGCGTGCAGTTCGCCATCTTCGGCCTCTACATGGGCTCGTCGTTCGCGCCGAACCACATCGGCATGCCGATCATCCCCGAGTCGAGCCGCGTCGACTTCCTGTCGAAGCAGGTGCTCACCTCGCGCAACATCCGCGGCGGGCGCCTCATGACGGTCGCCATGGGCGGCCTCGACTACCAGGTCGAGCACCACCTGTTCCCGAGCATGGCCCGGCCGCACCTGAAGGCCGCGTCGAAGATCGTCCGCGAGCACTGCGCCGAGCACCGGGTGCCCTACACCGAGACGACCCTCCCGAACGCCTTCGGCATCGTCATCGCCTACCTCAACCGGGTCGGACTGGCCGCGCGCCGGCCGTTCGACTGCCCGATGGCTGCGGAGTACCGGCCGCGCTAG
- a CDS encoding FAD-binding oxidoreductase, translating into MTTGWRSAVCVETRLETPTARSIRLRVDDLDEVLPGQHVDIRLTADDGYQAVRSYSLSAGPDGGPFGRPLARDEVELTVEELEGGEVSPYLVEGLEPGDPVEIRGPIGGWFVWRPTDTRPVQLIGGGSGVAPLMAMIRARVAAGRGPEFRLLSSVRTPESVYYRADLDEFQSAGSLRLDTVYTREAPAGSPRPAGRLSAADLESSVLPPEAGAAFFVCGPNGFVAHVTDLLTALGHDPALVKTERFGGA; encoded by the coding sequence GTGACGACGGGCTGGCGCTCGGCCGTCTGCGTCGAGACCCGGCTCGAGACGCCCACCGCGAGGAGCATCCGCCTGCGCGTCGACGACCTCGACGAGGTCCTGCCCGGCCAGCACGTCGACATCCGGCTCACCGCCGACGACGGCTACCAGGCCGTGCGCTCCTACTCGCTGTCCGCGGGCCCCGACGGCGGCCCCTTCGGTCGCCCCCTCGCGAGAGACGAGGTCGAGCTCACCGTCGAAGAGCTCGAGGGCGGCGAGGTGTCACCGTATCTCGTCGAGGGCCTCGAGCCGGGCGACCCCGTCGAGATCCGCGGTCCGATCGGCGGCTGGTTCGTCTGGCGCCCGACCGACACCCGGCCGGTGCAGCTCATCGGCGGCGGCTCCGGCGTGGCGCCGCTCATGGCCATGATCCGCGCCCGCGTCGCCGCCGGCCGAGGGCCCGAGTTTCGCCTGCTCTCCTCGGTGCGCACGCCGGAGTCCGTGTACTACCGGGCCGATCTCGACGAGTTCCAGAGCGCAGGATCCCTCCGGCTCGACACGGTCTACACGCGCGAGGCCCCGGCGGGGTCGCCGCGTCCCGCCGGCCGGCTGTCGGCGGCCGACCTCGAGTCGTCCGTCCTCCCGCCGGAGGCCGGCGCCGCGTTCTTCGTCTGCGGCCCGAACGGCTTCGTGGCGCACGTGACGGATCTGCTCACGGCGCTGGGCCACGATCCTGCGCTCGTCAAGACGGAGCGCTTCGGCGGCGCCTGA
- a CDS encoding aldo/keto reductase — MDYRRLGNSGTIVSELTLGTMTFGAEADEVTSHTILDTFVEHGGTFIDTADVYSSGVSETIIGHWLSSHPTEAEQVVLATKGRFPMGEGPNDLGLSRRHLRSALDASLTRLGVEHIDLYQMHAWDALTPIDETLRFLDDAVSAGKIGYYGFSNYLGWQLTKAVHRAKALDLVPPVTLQPQYSLLVRDIEHEIVPASLDAGIGLLPWSPLGGGWLTGKYKRDESPTGASRLGENPTRGMEAWEARNSDPRTWEILDAVQKIAQDHDATASQVAIAWLLEQPAVTSVILGARTVEQLVDNLGGSGLGLTASEVETLSAASAPRIDDYPYGTAGVAQRNRKIEGGR; from the coding sequence ATGGACTACAGACGACTCGGAAACTCAGGAACGATCGTGTCGGAGCTGACACTCGGCACCATGACCTTCGGCGCAGAAGCCGACGAGGTCACCTCCCACACCATCCTCGACACGTTCGTGGAGCACGGCGGCACCTTCATCGACACGGCCGACGTGTACTCGTCGGGCGTCTCGGAGACGATCATCGGCCACTGGCTCTCGTCGCACCCGACGGAGGCCGAGCAGGTCGTGCTCGCCACGAAGGGCCGGTTCCCGATGGGCGAGGGTCCGAACGACCTCGGGCTGTCGCGGCGCCACCTCCGCAGCGCGCTCGACGCCTCGCTCACCCGGCTCGGAGTCGAGCACATCGACCTCTACCAGATGCACGCGTGGGATGCCCTGACGCCCATCGACGAGACGCTGCGGTTCCTCGACGACGCGGTCTCCGCGGGCAAGATCGGCTACTACGGCTTCTCGAACTACCTCGGCTGGCAGCTCACGAAGGCGGTCCACCGGGCGAAGGCCCTCGACCTCGTTCCGCCGGTCACCCTGCAGCCGCAGTACAGCCTCCTGGTCCGCGACATCGAGCACGAGATCGTCCCGGCGTCGCTCGACGCGGGCATCGGCCTCCTGCCCTGGTCGCCCCTCGGCGGCGGCTGGCTGACCGGCAAGTACAAGCGCGACGAGTCCCCCACCGGAGCCTCGCGCCTCGGCGAGAACCCCACGCGCGGCATGGAGGCCTGGGAGGCGCGCAACTCCGACCCGCGGACGTGGGAGATCCTCGACGCGGTCCAGAAGATCGCGCAGGATCACGACGCCACGGCCTCGCAGGTCGCCATCGCCTGGCTGCTCGAGCAGCCGGCCGTCACGAGCGTGATCCTCGGCGCCAGGACGGTCGAGCAGCTCGTCGACAACCTCGGCGGCTCGGGGCTCGGGCTGACCGCCTCGGAGGTCGAGACGCTGTCGGCCGCGAGCGCGCCGCGGATCGACGACTACCCGTACGGCACCGCCGGCGTGGCCCAGCGCAACCGGAAGATCGAGGGCGGCCGGTAG